One window of Vitis riparia cultivar Riparia Gloire de Montpellier isolate 1030 chromosome 5, EGFV_Vit.rip_1.0, whole genome shotgun sequence genomic DNA carries:
- the LOC117914400 gene encoding protein farnesyltransferase/geranylgeranyltransferase type-1 subunit alpha, with translation MEWKEEGEKRPLSQRPEWSDVTPVPQDDGPNPVVPIAYKDDFTETMDYFRAVYFADERSLRSLHVTAEAIHMNAGNYTVWHFRRLILEALNADLHEELNFIKKVANGNPKNYQIWHHRRWVAEKLGSDATSKELDFTKKILSLDAKNYHAWSHRQWVLQELGGWEDELAYCKQLLEDDIFNNSAWNQRYFVITKSPFLGGLEAMRESEVNYTVGAIIAKPENESPWRYLRGLYKDDAQSWVNDPQVSSVCLTVLSAKRNTVFALSTLLDLLCHGFQPSQDFINAVDALKTPDLDQSDSNLATAVCSVLGHMDPMRVNYWAWRKNKLPAQTA, from the exons ATGGAGTGGAAGGAGGAAGGCGAGAAACGTCCTCTAAGCCAGCGGCCGGAATGGTCGGACGTCACTCCGGTCCCGCAAGACGACGGTCCGAATCCGGTAGTCCCCATCGCCTACAAGGACGACTTCACTGAAACCATGGACTACTTCCGAGCCGTCTACTTTGCTGACGAACGATCTCTCCGTTCTCTTCACGTTACCGCCGAAGCCATCCACATGAACGCCGGCAATTACACG GTATGGCATTTTAGGCGCCTAATACTTGAGGCACTTAATGCTGACTTGCATGAGGAACTGAATTTCATCAAAAAGGTGGCCAATGGTAACCCCAAAAACTACCAGATATG GCATCATCGGCGCTGGGTTGCTGAGAAATTGGGAAGTGATGCTACGAGTAAGGAACTTGACTTCACTAAGAAGATACTCTCCCTTGATGCTAAAAATTACCATGCATGGTCCCATAGGCAG TGGGTTCTTCAGGAACTAGGAGGATGGGAAGATGAACTTGCCTATTGTAAGCAGCTCCTTGAAGATGACATTTTTAACAATTCTGCTTGGAATCAG AGATATTTTGTTATAACAAAATCTCCCTTCCTGGGAGGCCTGGAAGCCATGAGAGAGTCTGAAGTGAATTACACTGTTGGAGCCATTATAGCCAAACCTGAAAATGAAAGCCCATGGAGATACCTCCGAGGCCTTTATAAAGATGACGCCCAATCTTGGGTAAATGATCCTCAAGTCTCGTCTGTGTGTTTGACGGTTTTGAGTGCCAAACGAAACACAGTGTTTGCCCTGAGCACACTGTTGGATCTTCTGTGTCATGGTTTCCAACCAAGCCAAGACTTCATCAATGCCGTGGACGCACTGAAGACCCCAGACTTGGATCAGTCTGATTCCAACTTGGCAACAGCGGTCTGTTCAGTCTTGGGACACATGGATCCAATGAGGGTAAACTATTGGGCATGGCGCAAGAACAAGCTCCCTGCTCAAACAGCTTAG